A stretch of DNA from Mycobacterium senriense:
GCCGATCCGGTCGGACAAGGCGGCGACGAGCACCACGGTGACCATCAGGATCGCCAGCGTCGACACGATCATGACCAGTCCGGCGGTGCGCCCGACGCGCACGAACAGTCTGAGGTAGGTCGGCAGATATCCGGTGAGCATGAAGTCGGCGACCTGGGAGGTCAGCACCAGCGCAGCGCAGATCAGCATCGGGCGCCACTGGGCCGCGACCGTGCGCAGAATTTGCTGCGATCCTTGGCCGCCCGACCCGGGCGCCCCGTCGTTCGCGCTCTGGTAGGCGGAGGATTCCTTGAGCCGAAGCCGTAGGTACAGGGCGACCAGGCCGAAGGGCAGGCCCAGCAACAGCGGAATCCGCCAGCCGTACGTCAGCATGGCGTCGTCCGGCAGCCAGGTCTGTAGGCCGGTCACCAGCAACCCGGCGAGGACGAATCCGACCAGGTTGCCCATCGGCAAGAAGCCGACCATCATGCCGCGTTTGTGGTCGGGGGCCTGCTCGACGAGATAGGTCATCGCACCGACGTACTCTCCGCCGGTCGACAGGCCCTGAAAGATTCGCGCGATGACGAGCAGGATCGGCGCCCAGACACCGATGGTGCTGTAGGTGGGCAGCAGGCCGGTCATGGTGGTGCTCACCGTCATCATGAGGATGGTGACCACCAGCACCCGGTGCCGCCCGATGCGGTCGCCCAGCGGGCCGAAGATGAATCCGCCGAGCGGGCGCACGACGAACGCCGCCGCCAGCGTGCCGAAGGTCGCGATGAGGTGGACGCCGCTGACGCTCTTGCCGGGGTAGAACACCTGGGCGATCGTGGTGGCGATATAGCCGTAAACCCCGAAGTCGTACCACTCCATGAAGTTTCCGATGGCGGTACCCATTATGGTCTGCCGCATCGCCGGATCGGCGACCCTGATGTCTTTACGGGCCCATTTTTTCCGGCGGCGTCGAATACCCATCGAATGATGGCTTACCCGAAACATTCCCGGGACGAACCGGCGGGGTCGGGTGATAGGACCTTTCTCCGGGTTACCCGCAGACCCCCGAGATCATCCCCCCGGGCCACGGGCGGACGTGATTGGTTCCGGAAAACTCCAGCTAGGCGCGCGTCGCCGCCGCCGCGGACGACGACAGCGCGGCGCCGCCGGAACAGAATCAGTTATTCGCGTCACGTCCGCTCGTTCGCGGCGTGGTTCATTGGCCTTTCAAGCTCCCGATGCGCAGCGAGAAGTCGGCGGCTTTGGACGGCGGCGAGTCCTCGAACTGCTCGACGTAGGCC
This window harbors:
- a CDS encoding MFS transporter, whose product is MRQTIMGTAIGNFMEWYDFGVYGYIATTIAQVFYPGKSVSGVHLIATFGTLAAAFVVRPLGGFIFGPLGDRIGRHRVLVVTILMMTVSTTMTGLLPTYSTIGVWAPILLVIARIFQGLSTGGEYVGAMTYLVEQAPDHKRGMMVGFLPMGNLVGFVLAGLLVTGLQTWLPDDAMLTYGWRIPLLLGLPFGLVALYLRLRLKESSAYQSANDGAPGSGGQGSQQILRTVAAQWRPMLICAALVLTSQVADFMLTGYLPTYLRLFVRVGRTAGLVMIVSTLAILMVTVVLVAALSDRIGVKPIMWTGCVLLIGASIPAFLLIRFGGVYPVIFIGVLLIGMMELCFDSTGPAMLPALFPTNVRYGSLAISYNISISLVGGITPLIAQALVSGTGNVMVPAYMLIFAGVVGAITLLFTPEVAGKPLPGSGPAVETEREARALAEDIR